Proteins encoded within one genomic window of Clupea harengus chromosome 10, Ch_v2.0.2, whole genome shotgun sequence:
- the igfbp1a gene encoding insulin-like growth factor-binding protein 1a codes for MSRLNIEIFVMAALSTLLLSQGVRGSPVAAAQEPIRCAPCSQERLASCPAVDPSCEEVLREPGCGCCMACALKTGDSCGFYTAPCGSGYRCLPKPGESRPLHALSRGQGICTENTARSQEPQTADPSETDGPVVSETGNPLFLSGHGKPIDPRLAAEAQESMKAKVNAIIRKLVEQGPCHVELQTALEKISKSQQKLGDKLTRFYLPNCEKQGRYKAKQCESSLDGTRGTCWCVSPWTGKRIFGSSDLPEDSECPLEQNQ; via the exons ATGAGTCGGTTGAATATAGAGATTTTCGTTATGGCAGCTCTGAGCACGCTGCTCTTGTCCCAGGGGGTCCGGGGCTCGCCTGTTGCAGCGGCACAGGAGCCGATCCGCTGCGCCCCGTGCTCACAGGAGCGACTGGCCTCGTGCCCTGCAGTGGATCCCAGTTGTGAGGAGGTTCTCCGCGAGCCGGGCTGCGGTTGCTGCATGGCGTGCGCATTGAAGACAGGAGACTCGTGCGGTTTCTACACAGCGCCCTGCGGGTCTGGTTATCGCTGCCTCCCGAAGCCAGGCGAGAGCCGGCCTCTTCATGCGCTCAGCCGAGGACAGGGCATCTGCACCGAAAACACTGCACGTAGCCAGGAGCCACAGACTGCTG aTCCAAGTGAGACAGACGGGCCAGTGGTGTCAGAAACTGGCAACCCCCTTTTCCTTTCCGGCCACGGAAAGCCTATCGACCCACGGCTGGCTGCCGAAGCGCAAGAGAGTATGAAAGCCAAAGTGAACGCCATTATAAGGAAACTAGTCGAGCAG GGCCCGTGTCATGTGGAATTACAAACAGCACTTGAGAAGATCTCCAAGTCCCAGCAGAAGTTGGGGGACAAGCTCACCCGATTTTATCTACCTAACTGTGAAAAACAGGGACGCTACAAAGCCAAACAG TGTGAGTCATCACTGGACGGTACGAGGGGGACGTGCTGGTGTGTGTCACCCTGGACCGGAAAGAGGATTTTTGGGAGTAGCGACCTTCCGGAAGATTCCGAGTGCCCTCTGGAGCAGAATCAATGA
- the igfbp3 gene encoding insulin-like growth factor-binding protein 3 codes for MTGLCALFLTALLAAFTRFTESVGPVVRCEPCDSHALTLCKPLLPRDCLEPVREPGCGCCLTCALREGQACGVYTSRCGSGLRCRLRPHETRPLQALLEGRGVCTLVSTDKTLTGVILPTGKHDNPEESYQEEANSNITMMTVAMASEGRPQPAVTEHKVPPLLSRLGVVRKEKNRKSQSYRMESVGGDLHTDTHNFSLDTKRETEYGPCRREMESVLKSLKITNVLNPRGVHIPNCDRRGFYKKKQCRPSKGRRRGYCWCVDKYGQRLPGYDGRDQGSSHCYNLENK; via the exons ATGACTGGACTGTGTGCTCTCTTTTTGACGGCGCTGCTTGCGGCCTTTACCCGGTTCACGGAAAGCGTTGGGCCGGTGGTCCGTTGCGAGCCCTGCGACTCGCATGCGCTGACTCTGTGCAAGCCGCTGCTGCCGAGAGACTGCTTGGAGCCGGTGCGCGAGCCAGGTTGTGGGTGTTGCCTGACTTGTGCACTCCGCGAGGGCCAAGCTTGCGGAGTTTACACGAGCCGCTGCGGAAGCGGTCTCCGTTGTCGGCTACGGCCTCACGAGACCAGACCGCTGCAAGCTCTGCTGGAAGGCCGGGGAGTGTGTACCCTAGTCTCAACAGATAAAACACTCACGGGAGTAATACTGCCCACCGGCAAACACG ACAATCCTGAGGAGTCATATCAGGAGGAGGCAAATTCCAACATCACCATGATGACAGTCGCCATGGCGTCCGAAGGCCGCCCCCAGCCGGCAGTGACAGAGCACAAAGTCCCACCCCTCCTCAGCAGGCTTGGCGTGGTCAGGAAAGAGAAGAACAGGAAGAGTCAGAGCTACAGAATGGAGTCGGTTGGCGGCgacttgcacacagacacacacaacttcagccTGGACAccaagagagagacggagtat ggccCATGtcgaagggagatggagagtgtgttgAAAAGTCTTAAGATCACAAACGTGTTGAACCCAAGAGGCGTTCACATCCCGAATTGCGACCGGAGAGGATTCTACAAGAAAAAACAA TGTCGTCCTTCAAAGGGTCGCAGGAGAGGCTACTGCTGGTGTGTGGACAAGTATGGCCAGCGATTGCCCGGATATGATGGCAGAGACCAGGGATCCTCACATTGCTACAACCTGGAAAATAAGTAA